The following are encoded in a window of Pongo abelii isolate AG06213 chromosome 16, NHGRI_mPonAbe1-v2.0_pri, whole genome shotgun sequence genomic DNA:
- the LOC129050032 gene encoding putative GED domain-containing protein DNM1P34, with product MPLCSPRQDSKAEENGSDTFMHSMDPQLERQMETTQNLVDSYMAIVNKTVWDLMVGVTPKTIIHVMINNVHEFIFSELLSNLYSRGDQNTLMEELAEQAQPRDEMLRMCHVLKEALSIIGDINTTTISTHTGAHGQLLAAGAEHPYRMKECGLAPTPHG from the exons ATGCCCTTGTGTTCTCCACGACAGGACAGCAAGGCTGAGGAGAATGGCTCTGACACCTTCATGCACTCCATGGACCCACAGCTGGAGCGGCAAATGGAAACCACCCAGAACCTGGTGGACTCCTACATGGCCATTGTCAACAAGACCGTGTGGGACCTCATGGTTGGTGTCACGCCCAAGACCATCATCCACGTCATGATCAACAACGTACAT GAGTTCATCTTCTCAGAGCTGCTGTCCAACCTGTACTCACGTGGGGACCAGAACACACTGATGGAGGAGTTGGCAGAGCAGGCACAGCCACGCGACGAGATGCTGCGCATGTGCCATGTGCTGAAGGAGGCGCTCAGCATCATCGGTGACATCAACACGACCACCATCAGCACTCACACGGGGGCCCATGGACAACTCCTGGCTGCAGGTGCAGAGCATCCTTACCGGATGAAGGAATGTGGGCTGGCCCCCACTCCCCATGGCTGA